The following coding sequences are from one Dermacentor silvarum isolate Dsil-2018 chromosome 4, BIME_Dsil_1.4, whole genome shotgun sequence window:
- the LOC119449073 gene encoding luciferin 4-monooxygenase-like: MLDIQETKVEGLEETESMVVDLFTDQKLGPHKIGEICYHTPCMARGYYKRPKESVELFDEEGWCKSGDAGYYDEDGRLYIVERLKQLIKCMDNQVAPMELEELLLREQSADIAEVSVVGLPHSDYGEAPAAAIVLTQEGRAKNPELLATSIKATVESHLAVHKHLHGGVFFVDSLPKTDTAKVKRHELARFLAQA, translated from the exons GTGGTAGATTTGTTCACGGACCAGAAACTTGGTCCACACAAGATAGGCGAGATCTGCTACCACACACCATGTATGGCACGGGGCTATTACAAGCGGCCCAAGGAATCTGTCGAGCTTTTTGATGAAGAGGGTTGGTGCAAGTCAG GTGACGCTGGCTACTACGACGAAGACGGCCGGCTGTACATCGTCGAGAGGCTGAAGCAGCTCATCAAATGCATGGATAATCAGGTGGCTCCTATGGAACTGGAAGAACTGCTCTTACGGGAACAATCGGCTGACATAGCCGAGGTGTCCGTGGTTGGCCTTCCCCATTCCGACTACGGAGAGGCTCCGGCGGCTGCCATTGTGCTCACGCAAGAAGGTCGTGCGAAGAATCCCGAGCTCCTCGCTACGAGTATCAAGGCTACCGTGGAAA GCCATCTCGCCGTGCACAAGCACCTCCATGGTGGTGTCTTCTTTGTGGATTCCCTGCCAAAAACTGACACTGCGAAAGTCAAAAGACATGAGCTGGCGCGCTTTCTCGCGCAAGCCTAG